TAGGCTACGCCCTTGTTACGGTACTCGCGCTCGCCGGGCACGTTCATTTCGCGCCAGCGTGCGCCGGTGGCCAGCACCAGCGTCTTGCTCTTGAGCGTGGCGCCGGACTCGAATGTCACTTCGTGCAGCCCGCCCTCGACCTCGGCGGCCTTGAAGTGGCTGGCACGCTGCAGATTCATCACGTCGACGTCGTAGTCGTTGACGTGCTGCTCGAGTGCCGCGACCAGCTTGGGGCCTTCGGTGTAGGAGACCGAGATGAAATTCTCGATACCGAGGGTGTCGACCACCTGGCCGCCGAAGCGCTCGGCGGCGATGCCGGTATTGATGCCCTTGCGCGCCGAGTAGATCGCCGCCGAGGCGCCGGCGGGGCCGCCGCCGATGACCAGCGAATCGAAGGCGGCTTTCTCGCTGAGTTTCTTCGCGTCGCGCTCGGCCGCACCGGTGTCCACCTTGGCAAGAATCTGCTCGATGGTCATGCGGCCCTGATCGAAGGGCTTGCCGTTGAGGTAGACGCTCGGCACCGACATGATTTCACGCGCTTCAACCTCGTCCTGAAACAGCGCGCCGTCGATGGCCACGTGGTGGACGTTCGGGTTGAAGATCGCCATCAGGTTCAGCGCCTGAACGACGTCAGGGCAGTTCTGGCATGAAAGCGAATAGTAGGTCTCGAAGCGCATCTCGCCGTCGAGCGCCTTGATCTGATCAAGCGTTTCCTGTGCGGTCTTGGGCGGATGGCCGCCCACCTGCAGCAGTGCCAGCACCAGCGAGGTGAACTCGTGGCCCATGGGGATACCGGCGAAAACCACGCCGGTCTCTTCGCCGGGGCGGTTGATGGCAAACGACGGCGTGCGTGCGTCCTGGCCGTCCGTATGCAGGGTGATCTTGTCGGTCAGACTCTTGATGTCTTCCAACAGGCCGAGCAGCTCTTTTGACTTGGCACCGTCATCGAGGGACGCAACGATCTCGAACGGTTGAGTCACCTTTTCCAGATAAGCTTTCAACTGACTTTTTAAATTGGCGTCCAACATGACAGTAGGGTCCTCGCAATCGGCGTTGATTGGGCTCGACCGATGGCAGGCCTGAAAGGCCTTCACGGGAGCAATACAAGCGGTTAAAAAATCGAGCGATGTTTCGGATAGATGTTTCGAATACAAGGAGCGTTTTAAGCCCTGGAGGCACTATTTTCGAAGGCTTAAAACGATGCACCCGGGTAGGACCCGGGTGCAGGGCCGATTCATCACGAAACGGTAAACGCGTTGAGGCGAATCGGCGGGTTGGCGTTAGATTTTGCCAACGAGATCCAGCGACGGGGCCAGCGTCTCTTCGCCTTCTTTCCACTTGGCCGGGCACACTTCGTTCGGGTTTTCGCGAACGTACTGGGCGGCCTTCACTTTACGCAGCAGCTCTTCGGCGTTACGGCCGATGTTGCCGGCGTTGATCTCGACGATCTGAACCTTACCGTCCGGGTCGACGACGAAGGTGCCGCGCTCGGCCAAGCCGTCTTCTTCGATCAGCACTTCAAAGTTGCGCGAAATTTTCAGCGTCGGATCGGCGATCATCGGGTACTGAAGTTTGCCGATGGTTTCGGAGCTGTCGTGCCACGCCTTATGGGTGAAGTGGGTGTCGGTCGACACGCTGTAGATTTCCACACCCAGCTTTTTGAACTCTTCGTAGTTATCGGCCAGGTCACCAAGCTCGGTCGGGCAAACGAACGTGAAATCGGCCGGGTAGAAGAAGAAAATGGACCACTGGCCTTTCAAATCGGCCTCTGTAACGTCGATGAACTCACCATTGAGGTAAGCAGTCGCTTTAAACGGTTTAACTTCGGTGTTGATCAAGGACATTAAGATCGTCTCCAAGTGATTGGGTAGTGGCTTCTGAATACGGGTATCATACTAACGGCGAACGGCTGATAGCTAAAATTGAGAATGGACATATCATCCATAGTCTCATGCTATCGCAAGCGCCTTTATCGATAGCGTGCTCGTTCAAGGTACTTCGAGCGCCTCTCAAAGCCGCCCGGCTACGCCGTCACCAGACGTAGGTGGGGTCGAGGCGTTAGTAATGCAACAATTTTTTGGCCAGCCCTTGCGGTGGGGGAGCCAGCCGCGCAGAATTCCCGGCGCAAAAAATTGCCAGGCGACGAGCAGGTGCTAATTTGAGTGTTGGCACAGCTATCGGCCATCAGGCGATACCTCCGCCGCCCGGGCAAGGCGCGCGGATAGCCGCCCTGGTCTTTCATGATTTCTACAAGGAGCCACCTGATGGGGAACATCCACAAGCTTTCCGCGGCCGTTGCGGCCTTTTCCTGCGTTGCAGCGGCGAGCGCTCACGCTGCTGAGGTGCGCATCTATAACTGGTCCGACTACATTGCGCCGGAAACCCTCGAGAAGTTCACCGAGCGCACCGGCATCGACGTCACGTACGATGTTTACGACAGCAACGAAACCCTCGATGCTGCGCTGCTGGCTGGCCGCTCCGGCTACGATGTGGTCGTTCCTTCCTCGCACTTCTTCTCGCGCCAGCGCCAGGCCGGCGTATACCAGCCGCTGGACAAGAGTGCGCTGCCGAATCTGGAGAACCTCAATCCGGAGCTGATGGAGAATCTGGAAGCCATCGACTCGCAAAGCGAGTACATGATTCCCTACATGTGGGGCACCAACGGCATCGGCTATAACGTCGAGCGCGTCACCGAGATTCTGGGCGACGATGCGCCGCTCGACAGCTGGTCGCTGCTGTTCGACCCGGAAATCACCGGCGCGCTCAGTGAGGCCGGCTGCGGCATTTCCATGCTCGATACCGGCGAGGAGATGCTGCCCGCGGCGATGGCGTATCTGGGCCTCAATCCGATCAGCGACAGCACCGACGATCTCGACGCCGCCGGCGAAGTGATCGCAAGCGTCCGTGACGACATCACCTATTTCCACTCGTCGCGCTACATTTCCGATCTCGCCAATGGCGATATTTGCGTGGCGGCGGGCTACTCCGGCGATATTTTCCAGGCCGCCGAGCGCGCCGAGGAAGCCGGACGCGATTTCGAGATCGGCTACACCATTCCGAAAGAGGGCGCTGCACTCTGGTTCGACGTCATGGCCGTGCCGGCCGACGCGCCGAATCCGGAAAACGCCCACGCCTTCATCAACTTCATTCTCGACCCGGAAATTGCCGCCGAGATCACCGACTATGTCAGCTACGCCAACCCCAATGCCGCCGCTGATGCCTACGTCGATGAGGAGATCCTGAACGACCCGGCGATCTACCCGGAAACTGAGGTGATGCAGAACCTGTATGTCGCCCGCGACATGCCGCAAAATTTCCAGCGTCAGCGCACGCGTATCTGGAACCGGGTCAAATCCGGCCGCTAAGGCGCGCCGTTCAAACGGCGGGCAGGTGAGCTGCCCGCGCTTTATCGTCAGGGCCTGCTCTCAGGCCCTTTTTAGGAGTGGGCATGGACACGACGACCCCGTCGAAGGACACCACGCCGGAGTCAAGCGCTACGCGTACCGCCGGTAAGACCCCGCGCTTTGCCGAGGACGTCGTGCTGCAGGTCAAGCGTCTGAGCAAGCGCTTCGACGATGCGCTGGCGGTGGATACCGTCAATCTCGAGGTCAAGCGCGGCGAGATCTTTGCGCTGTTGGGCGGCTCCGGCTCTGGCAAGTCGACGCTTTTACGCATGCTGGCGGGGTTCGAGACGCCGTCCGAGGGCAGCATTCTGCTCGGCGGTGAGGACATCACGCGAACGCCACCGCACAAGCGCTCGATCAACATGATGTTTCAATCCTACGCGCTCTTTCCCCACATGAACGTGGCGCAGAACATCGCCTTTGGGCTCAAGCAGGACAAGCTCTCGAAGGCGGATATCGACGAGCGGGTCACGCAAATGCTCAAGCTCGTGCACATGGAGCGTTTTGCCAAGCGCAAACCGCACCAGCTCTCCGGCGGCCAGCGTCAGCGGGTGGCGCTGGCGCGCTCGCTGGCCAAGCGGCCAAGGCTTCTGCTGCTCGACGAACCGATGGGGGCACTGGATAAAAAGCTTCGCACCGAAATGCAGCTCGAGGTGGTCGAGATCATCGAACAGGTCGGCGTGACCTGCATCATGGTCACCCATGATCAGGAAGAGGCGATGACCATGGCGGACCGCGTGGCGATCATGGCCGACGGCTGGATCGAACAGGTGGGCTCGCCGGTGGATATCTACGAAAGCCCGGCGAGTCGCATGGTGGCGGAGTTCGTCGGCACGGTGAATCTATTCGAGGGCGAGATCGTGGCGGATGCTGCCGATCACTGCACCATCGAGACGCCAATGTTGTCGCGGCCGATTTACATCGACCACGGTATCACCACCCAGGCCGTGGACCGGCGCGTGTGGGCGGCGCTGCGTCCGGAAAAAATCTGGCTGTCGCGTGAAAAGCCTGAAGGGGCGTACAACTGGGAGGCGGGTAAGGTCGACGATATCGCCTACCTGGGCGGCTACTCGCTTTATTACGTGCGTACCGCATCAAACCAGATCATCAAGGCGAGCATGGCCAACGTCGAGCGTCGCGGGGATCGGCCCACCTGGGAAGACAGCGTGTACGTCTACTGGGAAGATCACAGCGCCATCGTGCTTAACCGCTAATGCGTGGTTTTAGGAGCGCCCCTGATGAAGTCGTTTGACATCGCGACGCGTTTGAAGCGCCTGCAGCTGGGCCGCCGCGCGGTCATCGCGCTGCCGCTTTTATGGCTGACGCTGTTCTTTTTATTGCCCTTTGTACTGGTGCTGAAAATCAGCCTGGCGGAGTCGATGGTGGCCATCCCGCCGTTTGGCCCGCTGATCGAGTACAGCGACCAGGTGCTGCACGTGTTTCTCAACCTGGGCAATTACCTGTTCCTGCTCTCCGATTCGCTCTACGCCGCGGCGTACTGGGGGTCGATCAAGACGGCGTTCATCTCGACCGTTGCGTGTCTGCTGTTGGGCTACCCGATGGCCTACGCCATGGCGCGGGCGCCGCTTCGTTGGCAGCTGGTGCTGGTACTGTTGGTGATGCTGCCCTCCTGGACGTCGTTTCTCATCCGCGTTTATGCCTGGATGGGCATTTTGAGCAACAGCGGACTGATCAATAACCTGTTGCTTGGCCTTGGTGTGATCGAGTCGCCGCTTCGAATGATGAACACCCGCTTTGCCGTGGTGGTCGGTATCGTTTACGCCTACCTGCCCTTCATGGTGCTACCGCTTTACGCACACCTCACGCGCCTCGATAACGCGCTGCTGGAGGCGGCGGCGGATCTGGGCTCGCGCAGGCTCAATACCTTCATCAAGGTGACGCTGCCGCTCTCCATGGGCGGGATCATCGCGGGGTCGATGCTGGTGTTCATTCCGGCGGTGGGGGAGTTCGTGATCCCCGAGCTTCTCGGCGGGCCGGATACGTTGATGATCGGTAAGGTGTTGTGGGAGGAGTTCTTCCTCAACCGCGACTGGCCGGTCGCCTCGGCGCTGGCGATGGTGATGCTGCTACTGCTGCTCGTGCCCATCGTCTGGTTTCACCGCTATCAGTCCCGGGAGCTCGAAAAATGAGTGTCAAGCCGCGCGTTCCTTCGTTCACGACGGTCATGTTGGTCATCGGGCTTCTGTTTCTCTATTTGCCGATGGCCGTGCTGGTGGTCTATTCGTTCAACTCCTCCAGACTGGTCACGGTGTGGGCCGGGTTCTCCACCCAATGGTACGGGGCGCTGTTCGAGGATCGCCAGATCCTCGAAGCGGTATGGACGAGCCTTAAAATCGCCTTTTTCGCCGCCAGCATGGCGGTGTGTCTGGGCACCGTTGCGGCCTTCGTGATGACCCGGTTCGGGCGCTTTCGCGGCAAGACCGCGCTTTCGAGCATGGTGACCGCGCCGCTGGTGATGCCGGAGGTGATCACGGGGCTTTCGCTGTTGCTCCTGTTCGTTCAGATGGCCCAGCTGACCGGCTGGCCAGCGGATCGCGGCATGGCGACGATCTGGATCGCCCATACCACGTTTTGTAGCGCCTACGTGGCGGTGGTGGTGGCCGCGCGGCTTCGCGAAATGGACCGCTCGATCGAGGAGGCGGCGATGGATCTGGGTTCACCGCCGCTAAAGACCTTTTTTTGCATTACGCTGCCGGTGATCTCACCGGCGCTGGTCGCCGGGTGGCTTCTGGCCTTTACGCTGTCGCTGGATGACCTGGTGATCGCAAGCTTCGTGTCCGGGCCCGGGGCGAATACGCTGCCGATGGTGGTGTTTTCCTCGGTGCGCCTTGGCGTGTCGCCGAAGATCAACGCGCTGGCGACGCTGATCATCTTGATCGTGGCGATCGCTACGCTGCTCGCCTGGTACGTCATGCGGCGAAGCGAGAAGCGCCGGCTCATGCTGATTCGGGAAGCCCAAAGCGCCGAGTAAAGGCAAACAGCGACATCAAGACACTTCATCGTCAAGGCACTTCATCGTCAAAGCACATCGTCGTCAAAGTACGTCGTCGTCGCGCCCGGTGGTGATCGCGTCGATCTCACCGGTCATCGGCGACATGACCACCTGCACCTGAATCGGTGCGCAGCAGCGGTGGCAATCCTCCCAGGTGGTGTGGCTGCCCTGGGACGTGTCGATTATGAAGGTCAGCGCCGTGGCGCAGTAGGGGCAGTCGAAATCGTGTTCGATGAGCGCTTCGTCGTCCATGAGGATCTCTCGCAAAGGGTGGGGGCGTGCACAACACGGGTGGATTCAGTGTAGCAGAGCCCGGGTGGGCGCCGGTCGCCAGAATCAGGTAGGATGGGTCGGCGGTTTTTCGATCAACAGGTGAGACAACGATGATGAAACGTTACATGGTAGTGGCGGCCGCGCTGGCCCTCCCGATGACGGCTCTGGCAGAGACGCCGAACGTAACGCCGGGCGAGTGGGAGTTCGTCAGCGTGACCAGCGTAAGCGGCGATATGGATATTCCGGATCAAACCGAAACCGAGCGTCAGTGCATCACTCAGGAAGAGCTCGACAGCGCCGAATTCGGCCTGATCGAGGAAGAGCAGGGCTGCGAGCTCTTGAGCCAGGAGATGAACGCTGACGGTCTCTCCTACAACATGGCCTGCAGCGCCGACGGTGGCCAGGCGACCATCGACGGCGAAATGAGCTTCATGGGCGAGCAGATCGATGGCACCGTCACGATTGTGACCGAGTCCCCGATGGGCGCACTCACGATGGATACCACCATCGAAGGCGAGCGCGTCGGCGACTGTGGTTAAGCGTTGACGAGTGAGTGAAAAAGGCGCCTTTCGGCGCCTTTTTCGTTGGCCTCAAACACGCCGGTCGGCGGCGGCGATCTCCGTCTCCAAACGGCGCTTGACCGCGTTGGGCGAGCCGGTGTGGCGGGCGAGCAGATCATACGCCACCGGCACGACCAAAAGCGTAAACAGCGTGGCCGCCCCGACGCCGGCCATGATCACCGTGCCGATCACCAGGCGCGACTCCGCCCCCGGCCCCGTCGAGAGAATCAGCGGCACGGCACCTGCCATGGTGGTGATCGCGGTCATCAGAATAGGGCGAAGGCGGGTAACCGAGGCCTCCACGAGCGCCTCGCGAAACGCCACGCCTTCGTCGCGCAGCTGGTTGGCGAACTCGACGATCAGAATACCGTTTTTCGCCGCCAGCCCTATCAGCAGCACCAGCCCCACCTGGCTGTAGATATTCAGTGACTGACCGGTGAGCAGCAGGGCGAGCAGCGCGCCGCTCATGGCCAGCGGGACGGTCAACATGATCACCAGCGGGTGGATAAGGCTCTCGAACTGCGCCGCCAGCACCAGAAACACCACCACCGCGCCAAGCACCAGCAAAAAGGTCGTGGCGCCACTGGCCGCCTGATAGTCCCGCGAGGGCCCGGCCAGGCTGGTTTGGGCCGCCTCGGGCAGCAGCTCATCGGCCGCTTGCTGCAGGTAGGTGATCGCCTCGCCGAGGGTGTAACCATCGGCCAGGTTCGCCTCGATAGTGATCGAGCGCACGCGGTCGAAGCGGTTGAGCGTGCTGGCGCCGGCGAAGTCGGAGAGCGTCACCAGACTCGAGAGCGGAATCAGCTCGTTGCTCCGGCGCGAACGCACCTGGACGTTGTCCAGCGCGCGGGGGCTGTTTTGCCGCGCCCGGTCGCCTTCGACGATGACGTCGTACTCCTCACCGTCATCGACGTAGCGGGTGACGTTGCGCCCGCCGAGCAGCACCTCGAGGGTGCGGCCGATCTCGCTGACCGTCACGCCGAGGCTTGCGGCGCGGGCGTAGTCGATCTCCACGCGAAGCTGCGGCTGGGTTTCGTCATAGTCGCTTTCAAGCGCGGTCAGGCGCGGATTGTCGCGGCGCACGTGCTCCAGCAGCGTATCGCGCCAGCCGGCGATCTCTTCATAAGAGCCGCCGCCGAGCACGAACTGCAGCGGCTTTTGAGTGCGCTGGCCAAACCCCTGGCGCATCACCGGGAAGGCGCGCACACCGGGGAGCGTGGCGAGCGTCTCGCGCACCTCGTTCATGATCGCCCAGGCGCTTCGCCGCGTGCCCCACGGCGCCATGTCGATGATCAGAAAGCCGCTGTTGAAGTTTTCGATGTTGCCAAAGCCGCGCGGCGCGCGCACTACCACGCGCTCGAACTCGCCGCTTTCCAGAAAGGGGTCGAGTCGCGCTTCGATCTCGTCCATGTAGTCCATCATGTACTCGAAGGTGGCGCCTTCCGGGCCGTTGACCAGCACGATGAAGTTGCCGCGATCCTCCTGGGGGGTGTATTCGCTCGGAAGAATCGAGGCAAGCCAGGCGGTGGCGGCGATCAACAGTAAAAACAGCGCCACCACCAGCCAGCGCAGTTTGAGCGTCAGCAGCAGCACGCGCCGGTAAAGGCGCTGGGTGGCGCTCAAAAGCCGCTGCACGCCGCGGCCGATGGTGCTTTCGTGCATGCCGGGCTTGAGAATTTTCGAGGCCATCATCGGCGTGAGCGTCAGCGCCAAAAGCGTCGAGAACACCACCGCCGCGGCCATGGTCAGGGCGAACTCGGAGAACAGCCGGCCGATATCGCCCTGAAGCATGCTCAAGGGCACGAACACCGCGACCAGCACCAAAGTCGTGGCAATCACCGCAAAGCCGATCTGACGGGTACCGCGGTAGGCGGCGACCAGCGGGGTCTCGCCGTACTCGAACATGCGCCGGTTGATGTTCTCGAGCACCACGATGGCATCATCGACGATCAGGCCGATGGCGAGCACCAGCGCCAGGAGCGTGAGCAGGTTGATCGAAAAGCCCATGACCGCCAGCGCCGTAAAGGCGCCGATGACCGCGATGGGCACAGTGACGGCGGGCACGAGCGTGGTGCGAAGGTTGCCCAAAAAAAGAAAGATGACCACGACCACCAGCGCCATGGCGATGAACAGCGTCGAAACGACCTGGTCGATGGCGCCGGCGACGAACAGCGAGGCGTCGTAGTTGAGTTCGAGCGTCATGCCGTCCGGCAGGGTTTGCTGCAGCCGTTCAAGCTCTCCCTGCACCGCCTCGGACAGCGCCAGCACGTTGGCAGTGGACTGCATGATCACCCCAAGGCCCACCATCGGCACGCCGTTGGCGCGAAACACCGAGCGATCCTCAACCGAGCCCACCTCGACGCGGGCGACATCCGAAAGGCGCACCAGATAGCCGCTCTCGCCCTGGTCCAGCGCCAGGCGCTGGAAGTCCTCGGCGGTGGCAAAGGCGCGCGGCAGGCGCACGATGAACTGGCGGTCGGCGGATTCGAGCGAGCCGGCGGGCAGCTCGACGTTTTCGGCGCGCAGGGCATCCTCGATGTCGCCCACGGTCAGGCCTCGGGCCGCCAGCGCGTTGCGATCGAGCCAGACGCGCATGGCGTAGTCGCGCCCGCCGCCCACGCGAATGCGGGCAACGCCGGGCTGTACCGACAGGCTATCGACCAGTTGGCGGTTGGCGTAGTCGGTGAGCTCGGTGATCGAGTACTCGGCGCCGGATAGACTCAGCCACACCACGATCTCTTCGCTGCTGTCCGCCTTGGTCACTTCCGGCGCGTCGGCATCGTCGGGAAGATTTCTCAGCGCCCCGGAGATACGGTCGCGAATATCGTTGGCCGCGGCGTCGATGTTCATGGTGATCGCGAATTCGATCTCGATACGCGAGCGGCCATCCTCGCTTTGCGAGGTAATCAGCTCGATCCCTTCGACCCCGGCGATGCGATCCTCGAGTACCTGGGTAATGCGCGTTTCGACCACGCTGGCCGAGGCGCCGGGGTAGCGGGTATCGATACTGACGATCGGTGGATCGACGGTGGGGTACTCCTGCAGCGGCAGCCGGTCCAGCGCCAGCACGCCGAAGGCGATGATCAGCGCGGCGATGACCAACGCCAGGACCGGGCGCTGAACCGAGATGTCCGAAAGCTTCATCCGCGGTCCGCCTCCAGAAGCTCGCGCACGCCGGTGTCGTCATCGACGACGCCGAGCAGGCGCACTTCCAGCTCATCGCGGGCAAGCTGTAGCCCGTGGATCACGACCAGATCGTCAGCGTCGAGGCCTTCCAGCACTTCCACCTCACCCACGCGGCGCTCGCCGATCGTGATTTGACGCCGCTCCAGGCGGTAAGTGTCGCCGTCTGCGTGGATCAGCATGACGTAGTGGCGGTCGCCGCTGGGCTCCAGCGCCGCTTCGGGAACGATGATGGCCTCGCGCGGGCGCTGGCGTACGGTGACTTCCATCAGCATCCCGGGGCGAAGGCGCAGCCCGGGGTTGTCGAGCAGGGCGCGTACGTCGACGCTGCGGGTGACTGGATCGATGCGCGTGCCGATACTGGCGATGTCACCGCCAAACACTTCGTCCGGGTAGGCGGCGGTCGTGGCGCTGAGCGCGAGCCCCGGCGAGAGACGGCCGAGAAACACTTCCGGTACGCTGAAGTCGAGCTTCATGACGTCGAGCTTATCGAGCGTGGCCAGCGCCATGCCCGGCGTGACCAGCGCGCCGACGCTCAACTCTTTAAGCCCGACCCGGCCGCTGAAAGGAGCATGCAGCCGGTAGTCCTTGAGCTGCGCCTCGATGGCCTGCACCTGGGCCTGGGCCTGATCCTGCCGGGCCTGGCTATCCTCGACGTCGGCGCGAGCGGCGAGGTTTCGGTTTTGCAGCTGCGTGGCGCGATTCAAGGCGTTGCCACGCTCGGCGCCAAGCGCCTGGGCGGCGCGCAACAGCGCCTGCTCCTCGGCGTCGTCGAGGCGAATCAAAAGCCGTCCGCGCTCGACCTGTTCGCCGTCGTCGAAATTGATCTCGGCGATGCGCTCGGTCACCGTGGCGGCGAGCGTCACGCTTTCATCGGCGCTGAGCGTGCCCAGCGCCTCGAGCGGGTCCGACCAGTTGCCCGCCTCGGCGTAGCGGCCGATGACGGTCGGCAGCGGCTGGGCGAAGGCCGGTGGGGCAAGGGCAAGCATGAGGATCACGCTAAAGAACAGTTCGATAAGGCGGTTGTGGGCAGGCATACGGGTCTCGGTCAAGGGCCGTGTTAGCTCGGGCGCAGTGCATGCGCAGGGTCGTTCAGCGCGGCGTTTAATGCAACGCTTTCGCCGCGCTGCCCGAAACAGCGCCCCCGGTGCAGCGCTCGCCGAAATAGGGGGCCGGCACAATAAAGCGCTTCATACCTGATAGAATGGCCGACTTTCTGTTGGTTCGAGGATGTCGGGTATGGTGTTTGATGTCGTGATCATCGGCGCGGGGGCGGCGGGTCTCATGTGCGCCGCCCAGGCCGGCTACGCCGGCAAGCGGGTGCTGGTGCTGGACCATGCCAACAAGGCGGGCAAGAAGATCCTGATGTCCGGGGGCGGTCGCTGTAACTTTACCAACATGGACACCGCGCCTCACCACTTTTACTCTCAAAATCCGCACTTTTGCATCTCGGCACTCAAGCGCTACCGCCCGGAGCACTTCGTCGAGCTGGTCGAGCGCCACGGTTTGGAGTACGTCGAGAAAGCCCCGGGCCAGCTCTTTTGCGCCGACTCCGCGAAAGAGATGGTGCGGCTTTTGTTGACTGAGTGCGAGTGGGCCGGCGCCGAGGTGTCGCTCAATACCCGCATCGAGCGCGTCGAGCGCGCGGGCGATGCCATGCGCCTTCATACCTCCCGCGGTCGAATCGACGCGGGCGTGCTGGTAGTGGCCACCGGCGGACTCTCGATCCCCACCCTGGGGGCGAGCGGCTTTGGCTATGAGCTTGCCCGCCAGTTCGGGCTCGAGGTACTGCCCACCCGGCCAGGACTCGTGCCGCTCACCCTGAGCGATACCTGGAAGGCGCGTGCCAGCGCCCTTTCCGGGGTGAGCGTGCCGGTGGCCGTCC
The window above is part of the Halomonas sp. GD1P12 genome. Proteins encoded here:
- the ahpF gene encoding alkyl hydroperoxide reductase subunit F, whose amino-acid sequence is MLDANLKSQLKAYLEKVTQPFEIVASLDDGAKSKELLGLLEDIKSLTDKITLHTDGQDARTPSFAINRPGEETGVVFAGIPMGHEFTSLVLALLQVGGHPPKTAQETLDQIKALDGEMRFETYYSLSCQNCPDVVQALNLMAIFNPNVHHVAIDGALFQDEVEAREIMSVPSVYLNGKPFDQGRMTIEQILAKVDTGAAERDAKKLSEKAAFDSLVIGGGPAGASAAIYSARKGINTGIAAERFGGQVVDTLGIENFISVSYTEGPKLVAALEQHVNDYDVDVMNLQRASHFKAAEVEGGLHEVTFESGATLKSKTLVLATGARWREMNVPGEREYRNKGVAYCPHCDGPLFKGKHVAVIGGGNSGVEAAIDLAGIVGHVTLVEFMGEMRADAVLQKKLKSLPNVDIILNAQSTEVTGDGSRVNGLTYKDRNTDETKHVALEGIFVQIGLVPNTEWLKGSPIEMSPHGEIIVDAHGMTSVPGVFAAGDATTVPYKQIVIAMGEGAKASLGAFDYLIRN
- the ahpC gene encoding alkyl hydroperoxide reductase subunit C; this encodes MSLINTEVKPFKATAYLNGEFIDVTEADLKGQWSIFFFYPADFTFVCPTELGDLADNYEEFKKLGVEIYSVSTDTHFTHKAWHDSSETIGKLQYPMIADPTLKISRNFEVLIEEDGLAERGTFVVDPDGKVQIVEINAGNIGRNAEELLRKVKAAQYVRENPNEVCPAKWKEGEETLAPSLDLVGKI
- a CDS encoding polyamine ABC transporter substrate-binding protein, whose amino-acid sequence is MGNIHKLSAAVAAFSCVAAASAHAAEVRIYNWSDYIAPETLEKFTERTGIDVTYDVYDSNETLDAALLAGRSGYDVVVPSSHFFSRQRQAGVYQPLDKSALPNLENLNPELMENLEAIDSQSEYMIPYMWGTNGIGYNVERVTEILGDDAPLDSWSLLFDPEITGALSEAGCGISMLDTGEEMLPAAMAYLGLNPISDSTDDLDAAGEVIASVRDDITYFHSSRYISDLANGDICVAAGYSGDIFQAAERAEEAGRDFEIGYTIPKEGAALWFDVMAVPADAPNPENAHAFINFILDPEIAAEITDYVSYANPNAAADAYVDEEILNDPAIYPETEVMQNLYVARDMPQNFQRQRTRIWNRVKSGR
- a CDS encoding ABC transporter ATP-binding protein, which codes for MDTTTPSKDTTPESSATRTAGKTPRFAEDVVLQVKRLSKRFDDALAVDTVNLEVKRGEIFALLGGSGSGKSTLLRMLAGFETPSEGSILLGGEDITRTPPHKRSINMMFQSYALFPHMNVAQNIAFGLKQDKLSKADIDERVTQMLKLVHMERFAKRKPHQLSGGQRQRVALARSLAKRPRLLLLDEPMGALDKKLRTEMQLEVVEIIEQVGVTCIMVTHDQEEAMTMADRVAIMADGWIEQVGSPVDIYESPASRMVAEFVGTVNLFEGEIVADAADHCTIETPMLSRPIYIDHGITTQAVDRRVWAALRPEKIWLSREKPEGAYNWEAGKVDDIAYLGGYSLYYVRTASNQIIKASMANVERRGDRPTWEDSVYVYWEDHSAIVLNR
- a CDS encoding ABC transporter permease subunit, whose amino-acid sequence is MKSFDIATRLKRLQLGRRAVIALPLLWLTLFFLLPFVLVLKISLAESMVAIPPFGPLIEYSDQVLHVFLNLGNYLFLLSDSLYAAAYWGSIKTAFISTVACLLLGYPMAYAMARAPLRWQLVLVLLVMLPSWTSFLIRVYAWMGILSNSGLINNLLLGLGVIESPLRMMNTRFAVVVGIVYAYLPFMVLPLYAHLTRLDNALLEAAADLGSRRLNTFIKVTLPLSMGGIIAGSMLVFIPAVGEFVIPELLGGPDTLMIGKVLWEEFFLNRDWPVASALAMVMLLLLLVPIVWFHRYQSRELEK
- a CDS encoding ABC transporter permease subunit, with protein sequence MSVKPRVPSFTTVMLVIGLLFLYLPMAVLVVYSFNSSRLVTVWAGFSTQWYGALFEDRQILEAVWTSLKIAFFAASMAVCLGTVAAFVMTRFGRFRGKTALSSMVTAPLVMPEVITGLSLLLLFVQMAQLTGWPADRGMATIWIAHTTFCSAYVAVVVAARLREMDRSIEEAAMDLGSPPLKTFFCITLPVISPALVAGWLLAFTLSLDDLVIASFVSGPGANTLPMVVFSSVRLGVSPKINALATLIILIVAIATLLAWYVMRRSEKRRLMLIREAQSAE
- a CDS encoding CPXCG motif-containing cysteine-rich protein, with amino-acid sequence MDDEALIEHDFDCPYCATALTFIIDTSQGSHTTWEDCHRCCAPIQVQVVMSPMTGEIDAITTGRDDDVL
- a CDS encoding DUF3617 domain-containing protein; this encodes MMKRYMVVAAALALPMTALAETPNVTPGEWEFVSVTSVSGDMDIPDQTETERQCITQEELDSAEFGLIEEEQGCELLSQEMNADGLSYNMACSADGGQATIDGEMSFMGEQIDGTVTIVTESPMGALTMDTTIEGERVGDCG